The following DNA comes from Acipenser ruthenus chromosome 47, fAciRut3.2 maternal haplotype, whole genome shotgun sequence.
CAGCCAAGCCTCCCAAGACTGGGCAGGAGATCCAGTGCCAACTGTTGCCACCCAAATGGAAGGCCTTGAACGCATGTAAAGAGTCATTTGTTGCAATTGGTTATCAAAAAAGAACGTTACATGAAGCAGGCTgcgttgaacaaaacaaaaactatatatatattttaggtaAAGATTACGTATGCCATCTATACTGGTAGATGCCATCAAAGCGATCCGACCCCATCTTTACTGGGAAGCCTGTAGGCGGGATTAACCCAATGTTTGGAAGATCTGTGCCGACCAACAGGAAGGGGTCATGAAAACACTTCAGATTTTGTTGGCTTTGTTCAAAGGGAAATGCAATTTTGGAGGAAGGTTAGTGTTTatagttaaatttttttttttttttttttttttttaaacttgagtTGGCGTGTGAGGCATGATGAGGATCAAGTCCATTCTGCTCAGCCCAACGCCTCCTCTTCCCCACTCCCACCCGGGGGGCTTCATACGATGGTCTCGTCAGCTGTCTTCTTCATCAGCTTGGCAGAGAGCAAGGACTGCTGGGTAGAGTGTGCGCCCTTGGCGTCAGGAATCATCAGGCAGACCTTCTGATTGGTTCGCCTCCATTCCGTATACAGCTGACAGTGATAGCGGAATGAAACCTGGGGAAGACGATAAAACTGAAGAATACAGTATACAGCAACTACAAGGAAAACAGACAAAGTTAAAGCTGATGTGATCCTTCTCTCTCAGATTTACTACAGCAGTCACGGGTATAGAAATAAGATTTcgattgcacagcagtttgatccatttctgatGGCTAATCAAGTTTGCATTGAACCTAGGATGCAGTCACAACACAAGTTAGTCTTCAAACTTCTTGGTTATTTCCAGGCGGCAGATTAACTATTTTAGTATATTCAGATTATGAAAAgggactttattttatttagagcCGTTCCGGTtagtaataaaaaaagtaaatgtttgtttctttttgcctatatacatttcaaatttaagtttggcagggatggggttacaatcccatccctgccaaatccatgtgcagaatgcgTCTGGAGCTTAAATGAAGCTCAATCAAGCTGAGCCACATGCTTCtaaagagccagctcctttgtTGTGGAGTGTTTAGTTCAGTGAgaagactgggagcagcaggttgtgacAGCTTTGCTTGGGTGccttttttgatttgtattttgtctgTTAAAATcttttgtgatttaataaaagcATGCGAAAAGCTCTGAACTGCAGTCGTCCGCCTCTGCTATTCCCGCCGCTTGAACGCAACGTTACCACACCGCTACACTCACCAGTGTCCACAGGACGTAGATGGTGAAAAGTGCAATGGTGAGCGCGATGAGCCCCACGGCCTCCAGCCGGCTGTTGAACTGGAGGTGGTCCTGGGCGCCCCGCAGACACAGCCAGCCCGAGATGGCAGCCAGCGGGGTGATGAAGAGGAAGCACACCATGTCACAGAACAGCGTCCTCTTCTCGTTGCGTGGGCCGGGGTCTCGTAGCCACTGTGAGAGCAAGGAGACAGAGCGGTCAGGGCGGCGATAATTGCCCAGACTTTTATACGcgtcatatttacatatttttatatttattttatatatatatattatatatatatatatatatatatatatatatatatatatatatatatatatatatatattatataacacaCACCTTCTGTATAACTTCTATTGACATTTAAATCAGAAAGAattagacaaaaaaaatggaaaaaaaatcatcatcatcatcatcagagaACTTGGGACACACACAGCTAAAAGTGAGCATTGACCTTTGTTACCTCGGTCAGGGGCCTGGGCCTCCTCTCCACAGTGAACTCTGTGTGGCACAGCTCACAGTAGCTGGTGTTGGAGGAGGAGAGCCACTTCTCCAGGCAGCTCTTGTGGACAGTGCCCAGGGTCCCAGTGCAATCGCATGGGGAGAGCAGCCCTTCCCCACTGCCCCCCTCATGGCAGATTCGGCAAATGGGCCCGTCGCTGCAGGGACAGAACAGGTTGAGAGTGCAGTTCAGGAAACAGGCAAGAGAAAAGACAGATTGCTGTATGCAAGAACACagagtgaaggagcttgaacccTAAAAGCCCTGGCACTGTGGGTTTGTAAATAGAGTTCTTGGAATTACCAAGAGATCATCATCTGCTTGACGTGCGAGCCGGTTTACAGGGAATAAGGAACTCGCACAAACAGGCATAACCATGACTAGATGTCTAAGCGAGGAGCAGTGTTTTGAAATCACTGCTCGGCTTCACAGGAAGCTAACGTAGTGACCTTAACCCTTTAGGAGACACAAGGAATCGAGCGGCTGTCGAAacgatttcttcttaaaatacatttgagagcgactcaagaatcacgaggaggaaacggaCCATTTGGATGACCTGATCCAACCtctcagtgcattttaaaccctgtttcgtgcaccttgATGCAAAAATAGTAAAGTTAGCAGTTTGCTTGCTTTTTTATTCAGTATGTTGTATTTTACGTTCTTAAAGCATATTGAAGTGGCTGACCTTTGTGTCCCCAGCGCTTTGATGACTGTGGACAGGAGCCTGCCGTCCTTGGCAGTGACCTGTGTGACGTACTGCGCCCTTCGGATGTCGGACTCCTCCACGGTTTTGGACAGTGCCGCGTTGCCAGTGCAGTCACACAGCGAGCCGGGCAGATGGCAGCACTCTCCTGTGGTCATGGCACTCCGAGGAGGTAGCAGTGTTCCCTCTAGAGACAGGCTCCACTGGTCAGGCAGGTCCTGTCATTCAAAACACGAACAGTCAGAGAGTCCGCCGCTTGTACAGTAAATGCGTGCACGCTTAACAGCAGTTAAAGAAAAATCCCACtgtggttgtgtgtttttttaagacTTGTTTAAATCAAAACCAGATTCCGAAAGAGCTGCCAGTGCCTTCTAAACACACACATGACCCTGAAGGAAAAAGGATGGGCTGGTTCTGCTTAGAGATCCGGGAAAGGGCCCTAGCTCTGTTTCCTGGTACTTTGTAGAGAATTCCTTACAGTACGTCACGGTCTTGGAAAGGGTAATAATGGAGGTCAAAAGGCATGCTAAAATTAATATCAAATGGATTTAAAACTCTGCGGTCGACAATGGGTGTCCATTTAAAACTAATACATGAAAATAAATTCATCGTGAATTtctttacatttatatataaaatcaatcacttttgattgcatttgaagctggcacacacacacagtaatttcCAACTACAACATCTGTCAGCAATCCACAGACATTTGGCTCTTGAGTAACAGCATCATCTGTACAACTGCCAGCAGATTATGACACATTTGTAGGAAACACCTACATGAGTATTTATCCAAGTAGCATGAACACACAGTATTGGCAAACTGCAGGCTGTTTCTCAACCAGCAGGAAGTTAAGCCACATGATCCAGTGCTGAAAGCCAAGGGTTTGGAGCAAGTCTGTGGTTTTAAAATACCAGCGAAGCCACTGGCCGACACTGTGGCCCCATCGTTGGGCAGGCAAAAACAGCCAGTGCAGGACACCATGTACTTGAGGCAAAGTCTGTCTCCAGAGTTTCTTCACAATTCCATTAGTGGATCTCAAGATATAGCAAAAACATGATTGAACATGTTTTAGTCTTGAGACCGGGCAACAGTTAAAGGGAAAATATttgagaccattaaaaaaaaaaaaacccaacacctTAGCCTGTGAAGCAGCCATTCAACATAATTAGAAAGCCTATAAAAACTAGACTCCTTAATTTCATGTAGTAAAGTTGTAATTGGTGCTCACCCAACGTGTGGTTTTAAATGCACCCGAAGGTGCAGGGTGAGGTTCACAATATCTCAACCAGGCAAGGCAGAAAGTGAAAACCAAGCAACATGCGTCACCAAGCAGTTTAACTGCAGCCATGTGGTGCATAAATATCCACGTCAACATATCCCTTTTCACGCACTGTTACTCTCAAACAGCACTGATGAGTAGAGCTTCATCCGAGTGGAAAACTTCATTAGGAAGCGCAGGGGCAGGAGAAAGGCTGGAGCTCCACAGAGCACGCTAGCACCCGGGCGTCTTCCAAACCCAGCATCACCTGGATACAGCTCCAGGAGTCCTGCTGGTCTTGACAGAACTCCTGTGGTCTTGAACACCATTCATCAGGCAACACATAGCAAGCTAACAGAGACATCATTCAAACTTCACACAGTAAAGATGCAATGTCGCATTAATCTGGAAATGAAGCCGTTAACAATATTCTCCAACACTGTAACAACCTGCTTGCTGCTGTACTGGTGCTATCTGTAGAAGGCTTAAAATACCAGCAAGCCACAACCTCCCACAATAAAATAAGCATTTGTTATACTGTAATTTACAGGGAAGACCTATAGAAATGATATTTATGAGGTTGAAAACTAAGCTTGTAATCTGAAGGCACACTTTCCGTAATGGGGTGTCTTTGACAAACTGCCACAAACAGTCAAAATGCCTTAATACCATGGCACGTTTCCATGCACCCAGGAGGGGGTGGGTggaataagactcctaatgcatagcagttaGACCCATTTTAGGTTTTAGTACGAGCTTGCTTCATCCCAGTGTATAGGtgtatgggtaacaagctcaggtgtttctGATTggactcctagtaaaaccaggaatggctcaaaccgctatgcaatgggagtcttatttccatccctgatccaGATGCCTTGCCCTTGGGCATGCCCAGTTCCTTTTTGACATGGTAAAGACATTAAACCGATCTGATGGGTTGAAATGTAAACACCACATTCTCAATGGTAGCCACAAATTACAGCATTCCTGGCCAAAGAAATAGAGAACTAAAGTGATAACGTATAACTGCACAAATAGCATGTTGAAATCTGTGGGGACGGTCGGTTATTATCAAATATAGCCCACTTGCTGCCAACCGACTGTTCAAAACATTACAGAGCACTGCTGCCTATTGTAATTTGCTAGATAAACGTAAGCATTTGGCACGGGTACTTTGAATTTGTCTTTATACtggaaaaagactgaaaaaacaaaactaaaacaaaacgtCTAAACGAAAAATCACACTGATGCCAAGGGCAGggcagtgcatatatatatatatatatatatatatattatataaagattaagtttgaaaaatataaaacaataataataggtgtttatttcaaataatgtaattacaaaacattGTGAATCtcgagaaaacaaacaaacatacaaaaaaaaaaatcgagatCAGAAATTTCCCCCAAAATGATGGAGACTTGGTGGGTATAAGGAGTACCAAGCCAGAGGAGCTGGCACGGGCTAGTGTCGGGTGTGCCAACCTGCCTGAATTCGGGGTGACTTGAAATGTATCAGGGGAAGgcggagaaataaaaaaaaaaaccccaaaaaactgtaGACCCGACAAGAAACTGACCGCCAGCTATCATTTCCCATCGACATGGAACAGAACAGAGCAAAACACAAAAGCAGGCCAACAGCGAAGTACACCGCGTCACGCAATATTATAAATTATCCATCCTTAAAGCGTCACTAGATTTGTCGTCAATGCGTTGCAATGTCAGAATACTTGTTTGTATGTATATCACAACCACACACATCTAATGGCTATAACAAATAGCTACACAGCCAGGCgaaacgattttttttttttttaaatggcatagGATACTTACGCTGTCCCCTTTTCCATCTCCAGCAGATTAAAAGCACATTTATAACCACTCTGTACAGGTTCTCCAATAGGTGTACAGATAAATATATTATTTCCGTTTCACCAGCATCGTGTCTCTTTCTCGTTTTTCTTCTCCCTGTCACCAAACAACAACAACCtccttctgcctttttttttttcaacagtgaaACATGATACGCAATCTCCGTAAACTGCCGCTTGATTTGACGCTAGATACGTTAGGCAGTGCTAGTATTTGACTTGCTGAATTTAAGAGGTCCGCGGAGCTTTGGAGTTGAAACGACCAATAAAAAACCAGGAAAGGCAGAACTGACGCGTCACCCAGCCCAGCAGATTGGAGGAAAGGACGCAGGAGTCCCGCCCACCTGAGCCCCGCTCTTACACTGTCTACGACCCGGTTTGCAGCTGTGACGCTGCATTTTGTATATTGTACGGTAGTTCTCTTTAAGGGTCCCATGATGACGACGGACAGTCTAACATGTCCTGATTTACCGTCGTTATTATGGGACTTGTATGTTATTCGTTGTCATTAAAGTGCAACAGGGTGACGGAAAATGTGTTGGGCGGGGAGTCGCTGTAGTGCCAAGGTTATAACAGGTGACAGTGCAGCTGTAGGTTTGGGATCAAACTAGCTAatcaattcacacacacacacacaaaatacaacagTAACACGCCAGGACCCATTAATATGCCACATTAACAAGCAACACACAGGGGGACTGGGCTGAGTCAACTGTGATTGTTAAAAACAGTTCTGTTTTTTAAGCACGCTGGCAGGTGTGGTC
Coding sequences within:
- the LOC117401408 gene encoding E3 ubiquitin-protein ligase MARCHF2, with amino-acid sequence MTTGECCHLPGSLCDCTGNAALSKTVEESDIRRAQYVTQVTAKDGRLLSTVIKALGTQSDGPICRICHEGGSGEGLLSPCDCTGTLGTVHKSCLEKWLSSSNTSYCELCHTEFTVERRPRPLTEWLRDPGPRNEKRTLFCDMVCFLFITPLAAISGWLCLRGAQDHLQFNSRLEAVGLIALTIALFTIYVLWTLVSFRYHCQLYTEWRRTNQKVCLMIPDAKGAHSTQQSLLSAKLMKKTADETIV